Within the Prochlorococcus sp. MIT 1300 genome, the region CCAACTACACCCATGGATCCAGAACGACTCTTACCTATTGCATCAAGTTCATCAATAAAAATTATGCATGGTGCTTTCTTCTTAGCTTGTTCAAACAAATCCCTAACCCTGGCTGCACCCGCTCCTACAAATAGCTCAACAAATTCCGAACCAGAAATAATAAAGAAAGGTACACTTGCCTCTCCTGCAACTGCTTTTGAAAGAAGTGTCTTTCCGGTTCCTGGAGGCCCTACAAGCAAAACACCCTTAGGAATTCGTGCTCCTATTTCTGTATAACGCTCAGGAGTTTTTAAGAAATCAACAATTTCAGTCAACTCATCCTTTGCTTCATCAACACCAGCAACATCATCAAAAGTAATTCGGGATTCTTCATCAGGGACATAAACCTTGGCTTTACTTTTAGTAAAACTAAGGGCTCCTTGAGCTCCGCCACCTCCCATACTCCTTCTTGCAAAAAATTGCAGGACTAAAATAAATATTAGGGGGGGCACTACCCAACTCAAAATTGTTGTAAATATGTTTGGCTTCTTAGGAGGTGCGGCTGCAAATTCAACTCCCTTAGTTTCCAACCTCTGAGGCAAATCCATATCAAATATTGGTGTGGTTGCCAAAACTGAAGGAGCACCCTCTTGAGGACTTGCTATTTCATATCTAATTTGCTCCTGAGTGATATACGCCCTCTTAACCTCACCATCATTAACCTGATTAATGAAAAGAGAGTAAGGGACCCTAGGGACTTGCATCCCCTGGTTTGGGAAAAAGCTGCTTATCAAAAGCAACAAGCCAAAACCAATCAGAATCAAGTTAATGATCCCAAAACCTCGATTAGGTTTGTTTTCATCTTGACGTATGGCCATAACTAAATAAATTTCTGGAGTACCAAGCTAGTTCTACCAATCTAAAATCGTTCAAATCAACTGGTGTAAGAACCGAACGTTTTCACTAAGAACTCAATAATCCTCCTCTCATCCTCAAGGGCCCTTGACTTTAAATGCATAAACTTAAAAAAATTAGATAGACTCAACGCATGACAAGGTTTAGGGCCTTATACAAAGCAACTCTTAACATATTTAGTTTCCATGCTTTATATTCAATTAATTCTTCTATTGATGAACGAAAAGAGTCTCAAAAAGCCAGTCATTGCCATATTTTTGAGCAGAAGGTAAATCTAATGAAAAAACCTGTTTCATGTTGGAAAAAGAAAAGTCCCCAAGAGGTGTTTTAGCCAACTCCCCACCTAATAATTTAGGACCAACAACTACTACCAATTCCTGCACACATTCTTGCTTGATTGCGGCAGTAGCTAAAGAAGGTCCACATTCCCAAAGCACTTTATTGCAACCCCTCCGAGCCAACGCTTCAAGTAAACAAGAAGGTTCTGCTTCAGGAAGCAATAGAGCCTCTGGTCCATCGGGAAGAGTTTTTCCATTCCCCAATTCTTTTTCGGAATAAGCCAGAACCGTCTTAGCAAAAGAGGTATTCCATAAATTGGCCTTTCTGGGCAGATTCAAGCTCTGAGTCAATACCACCCTTAATGGCTCAGGGTTTCGTTTGCCGCGACTAGTCAACAATGGATCATCATTCCGCAAGGTACCACCACCAGTAATGACGGCATCACACTTGGCACGTAGATGATGTACCCATCCACGAGCATCTCCTCCTGTTATCCATTTACTAGAACCATTTGGCAATGCAATACGTCCATCAAGGCTCATAGCCCATTTCAAGATCCCCCAAGGCCTACCTGTAGATACTCGATGCAAAAAAGCCCTGTTTTGGAAAGAAGCTTCAGCGGAAAGAACTCCCTTTACGACCTTTAAGCCAGAGGCCTCAAGCAAAGACAACCCTTTACCAGAAACCCGAGGATCAGGATCTTCAAGTGCAACAACAACAGAAGAAACACCTGATTTCAAAATGGCTTCGGTACAAGGCGGTGTTTTCCCTTGATGGCAACAAGGTTCAAGAGTAACAATCAAACTTCCACCATTGGCCCTAGAGCCTGCCTGCTCAAGAGCATTTACTTCAGCATGCGCAGCACCTGCGCATGCGTGATAGCCCTCACCAACAATATTTCCTTTTGAATCAAGAACTACAGCTCCTACAAGAGGATTAGGGCTTGTTTGTCCATCACCTAATTCGGCCAATTGCAAAGCACGTCGCATCCACGGGATCCAACTTTCAACTAACAAGTCTCTTGACTTCATAAAGTGTTTTCGGAATCAAAAACAGATCGCCACTCTTTTACCAAATATGGAGGTACTGGCATTTCTGTAAAAGCTCCAGGCAATTCCAAGCGCAAAGGTCGATTATTTGTTAACTCAGAAAGCAAACTCGACAACTCAAACTCTGCGGCTGCATCACGAGCATCATTTGCCAAAATTGGATTCAAAAGAGTGACGTCTCTTAAAATCCATTCTCTTCTCCCTGAATATACTTTTAAATCGGTTGGATGATCTAGACGCAACTGGCCTGGATACCCGATTATTCGAAGTACTGCCTTCTTAGACTCAAGATCCTCTTTATAGGCAACGACCTGCCAACTTTTGTAATCAAGATCACGAAGGGTTTCAAGACTTCTTACAAATCCTGCACTACTTTCTGCATCTGGCTTTAAGACCTGTGCATGCGTCATCAAGGGAGTTAAAAAAAGAAGCAAACTTACGGCAAAAATGCTTAGTAGGAAAGTATTAATAGTGGCTGAAACGAGCGGGCTCTTAATAGAGAATTTGCCTGGGAAGGTCATAAACAAAGCTTTCAAAAACGGAAGATGCAGAAGTCCATTAGTAATGCGTCTCTGTCCATTAAACAAAAACGGCCATCAAACTTCAGTCAAGTCCATCAATAGCCTTAATCTTATAGAAGTTCTCAGAATGACCTTATTAAGAGCTACGAGCTAATTCTCTTCATCCAGAAGCGCATCCAAGGTTACTGCTGAACGCACCACAGCTTGATATCTACTTAGAACTCGTCTGTTTCTATCAAGCCAACGAGCAGGGTCTTTCGCTTCTAGTGAATTTATTGGGCCTTCTAGCTGAGGAGCCTCAGCATCCAACAAATCAAAGCCATCTTGCTGTTTTATCAATGCAACAACAAGCTCATGCAACCTCCTACGCCGATTTCCTCTTGCGAAATCGTTCTCTTTAATTTGATTCACTTTGACTGAAGGCAAACTAGTACCTATTGAACAAAACAAAAGCTCTCTTTAAACGTGGAACCAATAAATGTCCAAATCTAAAGACCGAGGGAAAATCAATGTCATTGGCACCGATGCCTCAGGGCTTTGGCATCTACCCCCTGAATTGGAAGAGCTAGTAGTATCTGCAGAAGCGATTGCAGCTTCTAAAAGGATCCTTCAAACTCTTCCAGAATGGTGGGCTAAAAAAGCACCTAAAAAAAATATTCCACAAACCACAAACACTGACCAGCCTGAAAAGTTAGTTAAGTGGCTTAAACAAACAAAAGGTAAAAAGATAGTACTAGCAAGCGGAGACCCCCTATGGTTCGGCATTGGTAGGCGTTTAAGCGAGTCATTCAAACAAAAACATATTGTTTTTCATCCTGGGCCAAGTTCAATGCAACTAGCCTTTGCTCGAATTGGACGTTCTTGGCAAGATTGTTCATGGATCAGTATTCATGGGCGTGATGCAACTCCTCTTATAAGATCACTGCAAAAACATCCCTCTAAACTTGTTGTACTGCCCGATCCACAGGCAGGTGGAGCAGAACAAGTTAGGGAGTTGCTAAATGCGTCAGGATTAGCAAGTTGTTATGAGTTTTGGCTTTTTGAACAATTAGGCCATCCAGATGAAAGAGTTCGACTTTTAAACACAAGTGACAAGATCCCAAAAGGGATAGATCCTCTTCATCTAACAATTTTAATTAAGAAAGAAAATCTTGATGAAATCATAGATTCACAACTTCCTCTATTTGGCTTAAAAGACGGGTTGTTTTTTCAACACAAGGACCGCCCTGGGCTAATGACCAAAAGAGAAATGCGTGTTCAACTCTTAGCGGAGCTTGAGCTGCCTGAGAAAGGAGTGCTATGGGATATTGGAGCCGGTGTAGGGAGCGTAGGGCTAGAAGCTCTTCGCTTAAGGCCTCAACTTCAACTCATGGCCGTTGAAAAAAGAGCAGGAGGTGCAGATGTAATTCTTACAAATGCCGCACGTCTTAAAGTTAAACCAGCTGCGGTTCTGGAAGTAGAAGCCGTTGATTTAATAACAGGGCCAAACTTACCTAGATCCCTGAAATACCCTAATAGGGTGTTGATTGGAGGTTCTGACAAGAGACGTCTTGATCTTTTAGAAGCAATTTCTAAAAAAATCGCTCCAGATGGCATTATCATTATTCCACTCGCAAACATTGAAGCACTTTCTGAGATAAAGCCTTTCCTTGAAAAAAACTTTAAAGAAGTAAGCATTTCTCAACATCAGACTTGGCGGGGATTACCAATTAATCACGGGACAAGATTGTCTCCTATTAATCCAATTATAATAATCAAAGGCAAGCATAAGATATTTAGTAAATAGCAAGATTACAGAGCGGTAAAGTATCCCTTTTAACGCTCAGGTTTTGCGACATGAGGCAATCCCCACCCTAATTTGTTACGAAGAACTTGAAAGAATTCATGATCACGAAGCCTTACAAATCTCACAGGGTGATCACTACGACGTATTAACACACGATCTTCAGGCCAGACATAACAACCGGCACTCCCATCAACGACCATCATTAATCTTTCCGGGGTCGCTGGAAAAATCGTAACTGGCTCCTCATCACTAAAAACAAGAGCTCTTGAAGCGAGTGAGTGGGGAGCTATTGGTGCCAATTGAAGGACAGGGCAGTCAGGGGTAATAACAGGCCCACCAGCACTAAGGGCATATGCCGTAGAACCAGTTGGCGTAGAAAGAATTACTCCATCAGCAGATATGTCCACAGGAGCATGACGACCAATTGCAATTTCAAAGTGGCACATGCTAGTTAAAGGCTCTCGGTGAAGAGCCATCTCGTTAAGGCAAAGGGCCTCCCATCTTCGTTGATCTCCCCTCAAAACTGTGACAACTAAAGTAGATCTCTTTTCAGTGGTCCATTCCTTAGCAATTACCTGTTCAAGAACTCTTTCTAGGTCTGCCAGATAAGCCTCAGCAAGAAATCCAAGGTGACCAGTATTTATTGTCAAAATTGGGACATTTACTGGAGCAGTCTGCCTTGCAGCTGAAAGCACAGTGCCATCACCTCCAAGGACAATTGCTAAGGACATCGAAGTATCAAAACCTTCGGGGACAGAGGCGTTGTAACCAAGCATTCTCATGTGCTGGTCTGGGTTGGCGAAACCAACCATGCCACCAGAGCTACTAGCTCTAATTATTTGATGTCCAGCCTTCTCAAGTCTGGTTTGAATAATTTCAGCAGTCTTGACTGCTAGCTCCTTCCCATCATTAACGATCAGTCCGACACAGGGCACCGATCGCATTGCAAAACAACCCAAATATTTTAATTGAATTTTTGTTGATTTCTTCCTTAGTTCCCACCCTGAATTAAAACATCTGTAATAACCCTCACTGATATCCCCTAAAACTGTTCTAGAAAGCGGAGATCACTTGTGTAAAGCCTTCGGATATCGTCAACTCCATGTCGAACCATACAAAATCTTTCAACACCTAATCCAGCAGCAAAACCACTCCACCGTTCAGGGTCAAGTCCTAATCCTTCCAAAACCGCTGGATCAACCATCCCACATCCCATTACTTCCAACCACCTTCCTCGCCATTGGACATCAACCTCAGCAGAGGGTTCTGTGAATGGGAAATAACTCGCGCGAAACCTTACTGGAAGCTCACCAAAAAATGCTTTTAAGAAAGCAAGAACAGTGCCTCTGAGATGACTGAAATTCAGTCCTTCATCAATAGCAAGTACCTCAACCTGGTGAAAAACTGGAGAATGCGTAGCATCTACAGCATCCCGCCTATAGACCCTCCCCGGAGCGACAATCCTTACAGGAGGAGGATTGTTCTCCAAATATCTAATTTGTACAGGGGAAGTATGAGTCCGCAAAAGCAAATTTCCTCCTAAGTAGAAGGTGTCCTGCATATCCCTCGCAGGATGAGCTTCAGGAATATTTAAGGCTGCGAAGTTGTAATGATCAGTCTCAATCTCTGGCCCTTCAGCAACTGAATAGCCCAATCCGCAAAACAAATCAACAATATTCTCGGTTGTAGTAATTAATGGATGACGGTGTCCAAAAGGGACTCCTGAAGATGGGGCTGTTACATCAATAGCTTCTCGAGCAAGTTGGTTATTTAATTCAGCAGTAGTCAACTCCTCTAATTTTTTTGTTATCAATTTTTGCAGCTCAGTTTTTAACAAGTTTGCCCGCTGGCCAATCAGAGGCCTCTCATTCCCAGGAAGCTTTCCCATGGACCCGAGGATGCCTGATAAGCGTCCCTTCTTTCCAAAAAAGCCTACTCTGAGACTTTCTAAGCTTTCAGGGTCTTTCGAAACAGCAATCTGCTTCATTGCTTCTGACTCAAGTAAGTCGAGTTGATCGTTGAGTTGAGCAACAGTAGTTATGGCGTTCAAAGGAAATGAATATTTATTAGAGACTTTAGGCATCTATCAGGTCTAAGTTCCAATCAATTCAGTCTTGAAGCATGAATCCTTTGCGAATACTCATAAGTAACGACGACGGGGTTTTCGCTGAGGGCATACGAACTCTTGCCTCTGCTGCTGCGAATCGTGGCCACCACGTCACAGTAGTTTGTCCTGACCAAGAAAGATCTGCAACAGGGCATGGACTAACGCTTCAATCTCCCATAAGAGCCGAACGTGCTGATGAACTATTTAGTAATGGAGTAATTGCATGGGGATGCAGCGGGACGCCAGCAGACTGCGTAAAACTTGCTTTATACGAACTTCTTGATGAAAAACCTGATCTAGTGATATCGGGTATAAACCATGGTCCAAACTTAGGAACTGATATTTTCTGCTCTGGCACAGTCGCTGCTGCCCTTGAGGGAACATTAGAAGGCATACCTTCTTTAGCTGTAAGCATTGCTAGTTTCAACTGGCGGGAATTTGACTATGCAGCCGAAATGGCCTTAAACATTTCAGAACTTGCAGTTTTAAGAAAGTGGCCAAAGAATCTACTTTTAAATCTAAACATCCCTCCATGTGATAGTTCCAAAATGAGTGACACTTGCTGGACAAGACTTTCTGTTCGACACTATGAAGAACAATTCAGCAAAAGAAAAGATCCACGCGGAAATACATACTTTTGGCTGGCCGGGGAAGCAGTAAAAGATCTTGATTCAGCTGGCGATGGTCCAACCAATTGGCCTAGTGATGTAGCACAAATTGAGAGAAATGGTCCATCTTTAACACCAATTCAACCAGACTTATTTTGGAGAGGGGGCATTAACCAATTACCTGATTTAGATTTAATTAATCAACTTGTCCGATAAATTCTTTGAAGGAGCCAAAGCGAAAGTACTAAACCAATTAAATGTGCTGACAAAACCTGCGTATTACTCAAAACAGACAGCATTTCAATTGAAGTTATTGGTAAAGATGCAAGGGAACCTGAGCTACCCATAGGGGCCCCAAAAAATCCCGGCACTTGAACAGAAGCTTGAACCATAAGACTTCCTGCCAATGCTTGATAGCCAATTAAGGCAAAAATCGATCCAAGAAGATCAACGATTACCCCTCGTTTCAAGAGTCGGCCAGTCTCTCCTCTAGTTGGCCTAGCGGCACTGTCAAGCGCTCTACCAACCTTCACTATCAACCAACCTTGCCAGAGGCTATAAAGAAGCACAAAGAATGCAAGTGTAGTTATCGACAATCCAGGTCCTAACCCCATTGCCTTTTGAGAGTTTCGTGCCAAACTTCCGCCAATGTTGTAAAAAATCAGTACGCCAGCCGAAACTATTGCAAGAGTCAACTGAATCCAAAAGCGTATCCAGCCAACTCGGCGAAGTCCCAAAGAAAGAAGTTGAAAGTCGAGACGGTCAGCCATTCTTAGTAATGCGTTAGTCGTTCAAACTTGCCACTGAAAAGCTCAATTTGCACGATCACCTTGATTCCACTCTGCCCACCTAAGCAGGCTCGTGTACCGACAGCTTTAGCTCTCGGCAGTTTCGATGGCCTACATGCTGGACACCGGCGTGTAATCAATGAGATTGTTAAAGACGGCAAGGGTATACCAACAGTAGTAAGTTTCTGGCCTCATCCCAGAGAAGTCCTTTACGGGGAGCAACGACTAAGGCTAGATCTCCCATCTGAAAAAACTGAACTCCTAGGGCCTCTAGGAGTGGAACAGCTTGTACTTGTGCCTTTTGACCATTCGTTGGCTGCATTATCTCCAGAAGAGTTTGTTGATCAAATACTTGTCCAAACACTCAAAGCAAAGAAAATTGCCGTGGGAGCAAACTTTCGTTTTGGGAAGAATCGCCAGGGTGATGCTCAGAGACTTAAAGAACTAGCTTCACATGCAAATATAGATATTGTGATTCTTCCAATTATTGAGGACTCTCAGGGAAGGATTAGCAGTAGTCGCATTAGGAATGCACTTAATGAAGGAGACCTGGAGTCAGCAAAAAAATTTATGGGTCGTCCATTCAAATTTCGTGGACAAGTAGTTGAAGGGAAAGGGATTGGTCGCAAAATTGGTTGGCCTACCGCAAACCTTCAAGTTGACGGCAGAAAATTCCTTCCAGGTATAGGCGTATATGCGGCATGGGCATTTCTAAATGAAAGCAAAACCCCTTTACCAGCAGTAATGAATTTGGGACCGCAACCAACAGTTGATCCAAATTCCCCTTCATGTGTTGAAGTACACCTACTAAATCAGCAGCTTGATCTAAGAGGGAAAGGACTGATTGTGCAGCCAATAAAAAGACTTAGAAGCCAAAAACGTTTTGAAGGATTAAATGCACTAAGCAAGCAAATTTCCAATGATGCAAAGATGGCGGAATTAATTCTTCAATCCACTAAAGTTTAATTCTCTTATCCAAAACTTTTCGGATAAGCATTCGCCAACCCCCAAGTAATGAAGACACCAATACCTCCCAATAAAACCACCCCCCAAATGAGGACGTTCATGCTGCTCGTAAATCCTCCCTTCTCCATTGGGTTTAAAACTATGAGGTTTTACCAAGATTGACACGAAAGTGAATGCAAAACACACCAATACCAGATCCAAGTGTTGCTCAGCTCATAGAT harbors:
- a CDS encoding DUF3611 family protein — translated: MADRLDFQLLSLGLRRVGWIRFWIQLTLAIVSAGVLIFYNIGGSLARNSQKAMGLGPGLSITTLAFFVLLYSLWQGWLIVKVGRALDSAARPTRGETGRLLKRGVIVDLLGSIFALIGYQALAGSLMVQASVQVPGFFGAPMGSSGSLASLPITSIEMLSVLSNTQVLSAHLIGLVLSLWLLQRIYRTS
- a CDS encoding NAD(+) kinase — encoded protein: MPCVGLIVNDGKELAVKTAEIIQTRLEKAGHQIIRASSSGGMVGFANPDQHMRMLGYNASVPEGFDTSMSLAIVLGGDGTVLSAARQTAPVNVPILTINTGHLGFLAEAYLADLERVLEQVIAKEWTTEKRSTLVVTVLRGDQRRWEALCLNEMALHREPLTSMCHFEIAIGRHAPVDISADGVILSTPTGSTAYALSAGGPVITPDCPVLQLAPIAPHSLASRALVFSDEEPVTIFPATPERLMMVVDGSAGCYVWPEDRVLIRRSDHPVRFVRLRDHEFFQVLRNKLGWGLPHVAKPER
- the ribD gene encoding bifunctional diaminohydroxyphosphoribosylaminopyrimidine deaminase/5-amino-6-(5-phosphoribosylamino)uracil reductase RibD; translated protein: MKSRDLLVESWIPWMRRALQLAELGDGQTSPNPLVGAVVLDSKGNIVGEGYHACAGAAHAEVNALEQAGSRANGGSLIVTLEPCCHQGKTPPCTEAILKSGVSSVVVALEDPDPRVSGKGLSLLEASGLKVVKGVLSAEASFQNRAFLHRVSTGRPWGILKWAMSLDGRIALPNGSSKWITGGDARGWVHHLRAKCDAVITGGGTLRNDDPLLTSRGKRNPEPLRVVLTQSLNLPRKANLWNTSFAKTVLAYSEKELGNGKTLPDGPEALLLPEAEPSCLLEALARRGCNKVLWECGPSLATAAIKQECVQELVVVVGPKLLGGELAKTPLGDFSFSNMKQVFSLDLPSAQKYGNDWLFETLFVHQ
- the pheS gene encoding phenylalanine--tRNA ligase subunit alpha, whose protein sequence is MPKVSNKYSFPLNAITTVAQLNDQLDLLESEAMKQIAVSKDPESLESLRVGFFGKKGRLSGILGSMGKLPGNERPLIGQRANLLKTELQKLITKKLEELTTAELNNQLAREAIDVTAPSSGVPFGHRHPLITTTENIVDLFCGLGYSVAEGPEIETDHYNFAALNIPEAHPARDMQDTFYLGGNLLLRTHTSPVQIRYLENNPPPVRIVAPGRVYRRDAVDATHSPVFHQVEVLAIDEGLNFSHLRGTVLAFLKAFFGELPVRFRASYFPFTEPSAEVDVQWRGRWLEVMGCGMVDPAVLEGLGLDPERWSGFAAGLGVERFCMVRHGVDDIRRLYTSDLRFLEQF
- a CDS encoding DUF3122 domain-containing protein; translated protein: MTHAQVLKPDAESSAGFVRSLETLRDLDYKSWQVVAYKEDLESKKAVLRIIGYPGQLRLDHPTDLKVYSGRREWILRDVTLLNPILANDARDAAAEFELSSLLSELTNNRPLRLELPGAFTEMPVPPYLVKEWRSVFDSENTL
- a CDS encoding bifunctional riboflavin kinase/FAD synthetase, which produces MPLKSSICTITLIPLCPPKQARVPTALALGSFDGLHAGHRRVINEIVKDGKGIPTVVSFWPHPREVLYGEQRLRLDLPSEKTELLGPLGVEQLVLVPFDHSLAALSPEEFVDQILVQTLKAKKIAVGANFRFGKNRQGDAQRLKELASHANIDIVILPIIEDSQGRISSSRIRNALNEGDLESAKKFMGRPFKFRGQVVEGKGIGRKIGWPTANLQVDGRKFLPGIGVYAAWAFLNESKTPLPAVMNLGPQPTVDPNSPSCVEVHLLNQQLDLRGKGLIVQPIKRLRSQKRFEGLNALSKQISNDAKMAELILQSTKV
- the cbiE gene encoding precorrin-6y C5,15-methyltransferase (decarboxylating) subunit CbiE: MSKSKDRGKINVIGTDASGLWHLPPELEELVVSAEAIAASKRILQTLPEWWAKKAPKKNIPQTTNTDQPEKLVKWLKQTKGKKIVLASGDPLWFGIGRRLSESFKQKHIVFHPGPSSMQLAFARIGRSWQDCSWISIHGRDATPLIRSLQKHPSKLVVLPDPQAGGAEQVRELLNASGLASCYEFWLFEQLGHPDERVRLLNTSDKIPKGIDPLHLTILIKKENLDEIIDSQLPLFGLKDGLFFQHKDRPGLMTKREMRVQLLAELELPEKGVLWDIGAGVGSVGLEALRLRPQLQLMAVEKRAGGADVILTNAARLKVKPAAVLEVEAVDLITGPNLPRSLKYPNRVLIGGSDKRRLDLLEAISKKIAPDGIIIIPLANIEALSEIKPFLEKNFKEVSISQHQTWRGLPINHGTRLSPINPIIIIKGKHKIFSK
- the surE gene encoding 5'/3'-nucleotidase SurE, which gives rise to MNPLRILISNDDGVFAEGIRTLASAAANRGHHVTVVCPDQERSATGHGLTLQSPIRAERADELFSNGVIAWGCSGTPADCVKLALYELLDEKPDLVISGINHGPNLGTDIFCSGTVAAALEGTLEGIPSLAVSIASFNWREFDYAAEMALNISELAVLRKWPKNLLLNLNIPPCDSSKMSDTCWTRLSVRHYEEQFSKRKDPRGNTYFWLAGEAVKDLDSAGDGPTNWPSDVAQIERNGPSLTPIQPDLFWRGGINQLPDLDLINQLVR